One genomic segment of Ipomoea triloba cultivar NCNSP0323 chromosome 9, ASM357664v1 includes these proteins:
- the LOC116030687 gene encoding probable WRKY transcription factor 31, whose amino-acid sequence MENGWGLTLENSIFKNGLGSSRPRFDTANMFPVKKDDGERRQQAVLNEVDFFSEKKKPVDSGFVVKKETSNDEPHIRTDLNINTGLQLVTANTGSDQSTIDDGVSSEMEERRVKDEVAGLQAELERMNGENQRLKGMLTQVTNNYTALEMHLAALMQQKKNSMAECAHEVVDRKSEEKKYEKEGSTVPRQFLDLGPSGLTGAEQTDEPTHSPTTSSEEKTISASPRNNVDSSKHKRSAREESPDLESWNPNKAPKSIISSSSSRPVDDQQASTDATMRKARVSVRARSEAPMISDGCQWRKYGQKMAKGNPCPRAYYRCTMAVACPVRKQVQRCAEDRTILTTTYEGTHNHPLPPAAMAMASTTSAAANMLLSGSMPSGDMMMNPNFLARAILPCSSSVATISASAPFPTVTLDLTQTPTSLPNYPRLPPSQFPGAGAPHSLPGFAVTPPQLFGQGLYSQSKFSGLQVSHEAQHPLLPPAHPSLSDTLSAATAAITADPNFTAALAAAISSILNGSQPNIVNSTNNNTTATANAPNSNPTNNCNKTH is encoded by the exons ATGGAAAATGGATGGGGGCTAACTCTTGAAAATTCCATCTTTAAGAACGGTTTGGGCTCCAGTCGTCCGAGATTTGATACTGCTAACATGTTTCCGGTGAAGAAAGACGACGGCGAGAGGCGGCAGCAGGCGGTTCTAAATGAAGTTGATTTCTTCTCTGAGAAGAAGAAGCCAGTTGACAGCGGCTTTGTTGTGAAGAAGGAAACATCAAATGATGAACCTCATATCAGGACTGATTTGAATATAAAC ACTGGTCTGCAACTTGTGACTGCTAACACCGGAAGTGATCAGTCAACGATAGACGATGGTGTTTCATCGGAAATGGAAGAGCGACGAGTAAAAGATGAG GTTGCAGGATTGCAAGCTGAGCTTGAAAGAATGAATGGCGAAAATCAAAGATTGAAAGGGATGCTCACTCAAGTCACCAACAATTACACTGCTTTGGAGATGCATCTCGCGGCACTGATGCAGCAGAAGAAAAATTCAATGGCAGAATGTGCACATGAG GTTGTGGACAGGAAATCCGAGGAAAAGAAATATGAGAAAGAAGGAAGCACGGTTCCTAGACAATTCTTGGACCTGGGCCCCAGTGGTCTTACTGGCGCTGAGCAAACAGACGAGCCGACTCACTCTCCGACCACCTCATCGGAAGAAAAAACAATCTCCGCTTCGCCGAGGAACAACGTGGATTCATCAAAGCACAAACGTTCTGCGAGGGAAGAAAGCCCAGATTTGGAAAGCTGGAATCCTAACAAAGCTCCCAAATccataatttcttcttcttcttcaaggcCAGTTGATGATCAGCAAGCTTCTACTGATGCTACCATGAGGAAAGCCCGTGTTTCTGTCCGTGCCCGATCTGAAGCCCCCATG ATTAGTGATGGGTGTCAATGGAGGAAATATGGACAGAAAATGGCTAAAGGAAACCCATGTCCACGGGCTTATTATAGATGCACCATGGCTGTTGCTTGTCCCGTTCGCAAACAA GTGCAAAGGTGTGCTGAGGATCGGACCATTTTGACCACCACATATGAAGGCACACACAACCATCCTCTCCCGCCGGCAGCCATGGCCATGGCGTCAACCACCTCCGCCGCCGCGAATATGCTGCTTTCCGGCTCCATGCCCAGCGGTGATATGATGATGAATCCAAATTTTCTTGCAAGGGCAATTCTCCCATGCTCTTCTAGCGTGGCCACAATTTCCGCTTCCGCACCATTCCCCACTGTCACTCTGGACCTCACCCAAACCCCCACCTCCCTTCCTAATTACCCTAGACTCCCTCCCTCCCAATTCCCCGGCGCCGGCGCCCCTCATAGCCTTCCAGGTTTCGCTGTAACCCCGCCGCAATTGTTTGGGCAGGGCTTATATTCTCAGTCCAAGTTTTCTGGGCTTCAAGTTTCTCATGAAGCGCAACACCCACTCCTCCCGCCTGCACACCCTTCTTTATCCGACACCTTGAGCGCCGCCACGGCCGCTATAACCGCCGATCCCAACTTCACCGCCGCTCTCGCCGCCGCCATCTCTTCTATCCTCAACGGTTCACAGCCAAACATTGTTAATAGCACCAATAATAATACCACCGCAACGGCCAATGCACCCAATAGTAACCCTACAAACAATTGCAACAAAACGCACTAG
- the LOC116030261 gene encoding aspartic proteinase-like → MGVKALVVTLFLSFLLVFPVAFCKSNDGFVRIGLKKMKIDQNNRIAARLEAKAGDSLRASVRKYKLHGRNGDLQEDTDIIGLKNYMDAQYFGEIGVGTPPQKFTVIFDTGSSNLWVPSSKCYFSVPCFFHSKYSSSQSSTYEKNGKSAEIHYGTGSISGFFSQDNVQVGDLVVKSQAFIEATSEPGVTFLVAKFDGILGLGFQEISVGDAVPVWYNMVNQGLVKDPVFSFWLNRNPQEQEGGEIVFGGVDPKHYKGEHTYVPVTQKGYWQFDMGEVLIEGKPTGFCSDGCSAIADSGTSLIAGPTSIITMINHAIGADGIVSKECKAVVENYGQRMIDLLIMEARPKKICSQIGLCTFNGNRGVSMGIESVVDEKNGVSADLHDAMCSACEMTVVWMQNQLSENQTQENILSYVNELCNRLPSPMGESGVDCGKLSTMPPVSFSIGGKVFDLSPNEYILKVGEGSAAQCISGFTALDVPPPRGPLWILGDVFMGRYHTVFDYGQMRVGFAEAA, encoded by the exons ATGGGAGTGAAAGCTTTGGTGGTCACTCTGTTTCTTTCATTCCTTCTTGTGTTTCCTGTGGCATTCTGCAAATCAAATGATGGGTTTGTGAGAATTgggttgaagaagatgaaaattgaTCAGAACAACAGAATTGCTGCGCGGCTTGAAGCCAAGGCGGGAGACTCACTTAGGGCGTCTGTAAGAAAGTATAAACTCCATGGTAGAAATGGGGATTTACAGGAGGATACTGATATTATTGGGCTAAAGAATTACATGGATGCTCAATACTTTGGGGAGATTGGGGTTGGAACTCCTCCTCAGAAGTTTACTGTTATCTTTGACACTGGAAGCTCTAACTTATGGGTGCCTTCATCAAAGTGCTATTTCTCG GTTCCGTGTTTTTTCCATTCCAAGTACAGCTCTAGCCAATCCAGTACTTACGAGAAGAATG GGAAGTCTGCTGAAATTCATTATGGGACTGGATCAATATCTGGTTTCTTCAGCCAAGATAACGTTCAAGTTGGTGATCTTGTTGTAAAAAGTCAG GCGTTTATCGAGGCAACAAGTGAGCCGGGTGTGACTTTTTTGGTTGCCAAGTTTGATGGCATATTGGGTCTTGGATTCCAGGAGATCTCGGTTGGGGATGCTGTTCCAGTTTG GTACAACATGGTAAACCAAGGTTTAGTTAAGGACCCTGTCTTCTCATTTTGGCTTAACCGAAACCCACAAGAGCAAGAAGGGGGAGAAATTGTGTTCGGTGGTGTTGACCCGAAACACTACAAAGGGGAACACACTTATGTTCCAGTGACACAGAAAGGTTATTGGCAG TTTGATATGGGTGAAGTCCTAATTGAGGGTAAACCAACTG GGTTCTGCAGTGATGGATGTTCTGCAATTGCAGATTCTGGAACTTCTCTGATAGCTGGTCCAACG AGTATTATTACCATGATCAATCACGCCATTGGAGCTGATGGAATAGTTAGCAAAGAATGCAAAGCTGTGGTTGAAAATTATGGACAAAGAATGATTGATTTGCTTATAATGGAG GCACGTCCAAAGAAGATATGCTCGCAAATTGGGTTATGCACCTTCAATGGAAACCGTGGTGTTAG CATGGGAATCGAGAGCGTTGTAGATGAGAAAAATGGGGTATCAGCCGACCTACATGATGCTATGTGCTCGGCTTGTGAAATGACCGTTGTTTGGATGCAGAATCAACTTAGCGAGAATCAGACTCAAGAAAACATTTTGTCTTATGTCAATGAG CTTTGCAACCGGCTACCGAGCCCCATGGGAGAATCAGGCGTCGACTGTGGAAAGCTTTCCACCATGCCTCCTGTTTCCTTCTCGATTGGTGGAAAAGTCTTCGACCTCTCCCCTAATGAG TACATACTGAAGGTAGGCGAGGGAAGCGCAGCACAGTGCATTAGTGGCTTCACGGCTTTGGATGTCCCTCCTCCTCGCGGACCTCTctg GATATTGGGAGATGTTTTCATGGGCAGATACCACACTGTGTTTGATTATGGCCAGATGAGGGTTGGATTTGCTGAAGCAGCTTAA
- the LOC116030263 gene encoding probable F-box protein At4g22030, with protein MAGVQSSSFLISSSSSSSTSFSQRKPIRAAINFPRIGRRTNISLPTLQTKGLVEELGLKSTGFTPITENLRPTRTVDQVNARPDPLVVAKLYAILEAVADRVEMHKNIGEQRDNWNSLLLTSINGIILAAAAMAGIAAGGGAEVALKLSSTLMYLGATGMLTIMNKIQPSQLVEEQRNATRLFKNLYNEIQTTLSIGHPTVSDVKDAMERVLALDRAFPLPLLGAMLEKFPETAEPAVWWPEQRRRPARRIGGNNNNDWNGWNGKLEDDLKEITQVLRVKDKEDYLRLGQKALKINKILAISGPLLTSLGAVGSCLVGSSSWAAILGVTAGALASVVNTFQHGGQVGMVFEMYRCNAGFFQLIEQSIDSNLSEKDMERRENGEVFEMKVALKLGRSLSELRDLAAKSSHKKQDIDEFGSKLF; from the coding sequence ATGGCAGGTGTTCAATCTTCAAGCTTCTTgatttcatcatcatcttcttcttctacctCATTTTCACAGAGAAAACCGATCAGAGCGGCCATTAATTTCCCCAGAATTGGGAGGAGAACTAACATCTCCCTCCCCACTCTTCAGACAAAAGGATTGGTAGAGGAATTAGGGTTGAAAAGTACCGGGTTTACCCCCATAACCGAAAACCTCCGGCCAACAAGGACGGTTGACCAGGTCAACGCCCGTCCTGATCCGTTAGTTGTCGCCAAACTTTACGCCATCTTGGAAGCGGTTGCGGATAGAGTGGAGATGCACAAAAACATTGGGGAACAAAGAGACAATTGGAACAGTCTATTGTTGACCTCCATCAACGGGATTATTCTCGCCGCCGCCGCAATGGCCGGAATCGCCGCCGGCGGCGGAGCCGAGGTGGCGCTCAAGCTCTCCTCCACCCTAATGTACTTAGGAGCGACGGGGATGCTCACAATCATGAACAAAATCCAACCGTCCCAGTTGGTTGAAGAGCAACGAAACGCGACGAGGCTTTTCAAGAATCTGTACAACGAAATCCAAACAACGTTGTCAATCGGTCACCCCACGGTTAGCGATGTTAAAGATGCGATGGAGAGAGTTTTGGCTCTGGACAGGGCCTTCCCTCTGCCCCTCCTCGGAGCCATGCTCGAGAAATTCCCGGAGACGGCGGAGCCGGCCGTCTGGTGGCCGGAGCAGCGCCGGAGACCGGCCCGGAGAATCGGAGGAAACAACAACAACGACTGGAACGGCTGGAACGGGAAACTGGAGGACGACCTGAAAGAAATCACACAAGTTCTGAGAGTAAAAGATAAAGAAGACTACCTAAGACTAGGCCAAAAAGCCTTGAAAATCAACAAAATTTTAGCCATTTCAGGCCCTCTACTAACTAGCTTGGGCGCAGTGGGATCTTGCCTGGTTGGATCATCTTCCTGGGCTGCAATCCTGGGAGTCACGGCGGGGGCGTTAGCCAGCGTTGTGAACACATTCCAGCACGGCGGACAAGTGGGAATGGTGTTCGAGATGTATAGGTGCAATGCCGGCTTCTTTCAGCTCATTGAACAATCCATAGACTCAAACCTTAGTGAAAAGGACATGGAGAGAAGGGAAAATGGTGAAGTTTTTGAAATGAAGGTGGCTTTGAAGCTTGGAAGGAGCCTTTCAGAGCTCAGAGATCTTGCAGCTAAATCTTCCCACAAGAAACAAGACATTGACGAGTTTGGGAGCAAgcttttctaa
- the LOC116029098 gene encoding acanthoscurrin-1-like: MATKVLLLLILAGAIVCAANASPGSEELEKKGVDDDQKTFFHYKYGFPPYFGGGGGSAGFGGGPGFLGGGGFPTPDLGGGGSGFDSGSGGGFGSSFGGFGGGSSGFGGPGFGLPGGASGYDAGGGSGIGSGYGGFPVGSSPFGGIGGGPGGPFGTRLDSGIGGAAASAGDSNAGSTVPPAEIIGNGA, encoded by the coding sequence ATGGCGACTAAAGTTCTCCTGCTGTTAATCCTCGCCGGAGCGATTGTTTGTGCAGCAAATGCGAGTCCGGGCAGTGAGGAATTGGAGAAGAAAGGCGTTGATGATGATCAGAAAACTTTCTTCCACTACAAATACGGGTTTCCTCCCTACTTCGGCGGCGGAGGAGGATCTGCAGGGTTCGGCGGCGGGCCGGGTTTTCTTGGCGGCGGGGGGTTTCCGACCCCGGACCTCGGCGGTGGTGGATCGGGTTTTGATTCCGGGTCCGGGGGTGGGTTCGGGTCTAGCTTCGGAGGGTTTGGCGGTGGGTCCTCGGGTTTCGGTGGGCCTGGGTTTGGGCTTCCCGGTGGCGCGTCTGGCTACGATGCCGGAGGTGGGAGCGGAATAGGGTCTGGCTATGGAGGGTTTCCGGTAGGCTCATCGCCGTTTGGAGGTATAGGTGGAGGTCCCGGAGGCCCATTTGGGACTAGACTTGATTCTGGCATTGGCGGCGCCGCCGCCTCCGCCGGAGACAGCAACGCCGGTAGTACTGTGCCCCCGGCAGAAATTATCGGCAACGGCGCGTAG